One genomic segment of Centroberyx gerrardi isolate f3 chromosome 4, fCenGer3.hap1.cur.20231027, whole genome shotgun sequence includes these proteins:
- the hyal4 gene encoding hyaluronidase-4, producing MPVVPVGGASSHHVVPVALTCSWLLLLFHAAFGQKPAKLPLVGRRPFIAAWNAPLDMCTIKYNVTANLDRLFHIHGSPRAARTGQNVTIFYANRLGSYPYYTERGAAVHGGLPQNCSLDRHLFKAYQDIGHFIPAEDFRGLAVIDWEYWRPQWSRNWHKKDIYRRKSRELIAKAYVNVTEAQVEELARRRFEKSARAFMQRTVQLGTRLRPNGLWGFYLYPDCHNYNLHEENYTGFCPLLERLRNDELLWLWNSSTALFPSVAIRKSHTNSVSNLHFSQHRIRESLRVASLTSKEYDIPTYVYLRLGYRDEAMAFLTTKDLIHTVGESAALGAAGFVIWGDLNLTSSRYNCTKVKSFLSHRLGQYITNVTRAAEVCSDFLCQGNGRCVRRDPRARHYLHLSADSYHIRPSGDGDFSVTGWHSQHELRLLAERFRCHCYEGHDGERCDSLNEVVEDDRQWREEEEEEEERRRSKWEEEQDEGWDGQDSSAPPTASRPHFVLIALLLNLSLVRILV from the exons ATGCCCGTGGTgccagtgggcggggcttcctcGCACCACGTCGTACCTGTCGCTCTCACCTGttcctggctgctgctgctcttccacGCCGCCTTCGGTCAGAAACCCGCCAAGCTGCCGCTGGTCGGCCGCAGACCGTTCATCGCGGCCTGGAACGCCCCGCTGGACATGTGCACCATCAAGTACAACGTCACCGCCAACCTGGACCGCCTCTTCCACATCCACGGCAGCCCGCGCGCCGCCCGCACCGGCCAGAACGTCACCATCTTCTACGCCAACCGGCTGGGCTCCTACCCGTACTACACGGAGCGCGGCGCCGCCGTGCACGGAGGCCTGCCGCAGAACTGCAGCCTGGACCGCCACCTGTTCAAGGCCTACCAGGACATCGGACACTTCATCCCCGCCGAGGACTTCCGCGGCCTGGCCGTCATCGACTGGGAGTACTGGCGCCCGCAGTGGAGCCGCAACTGGCACAAGAAGGACATCTACCGCCGCAAGTCGCGGGAGCTGATCGCCAAGGCGTACGTCAACGTGACGGAGGCGCAGGTGGAGGAGCTGGCGCGGCGGCGCTTCGAGAAGAGCGCCCGGGCGTTCATGCAGAGGACCGTTCAGCTCGGGACGCGCCTCCGCCCCAACGGCCTCTGGGGTTTCTACCTCTACCCCGACTGCCACAACTACAACCTGCACGAGGAGAACTACACCGGCttctgccccctgctggagagGCTGCGGAACGACGAGCTGCTGTGGCTGTGGAACAGCAGCACGGCGCTGTTCCCCTCCGTGGCGATCAGGAAGAGCCACACCAACAGCGTCAGCAACCTGCACTTCTCCCAGCACCGGATCCGCGAGTCGCTGCGGGTCGCCTCCCTCACCTCCAAGGAGTACGACATCCCCACCTACGTCTACCTGAGGCTGGGCTACCGGGACGAGGCCATGGCCTTCCTCACCACG AAAGACTTGATCCACACCGTCGGGGAGAGCGCAGCGCTGGGAGCTGCTGGGTTTGTGATCTGGGGCGACCTGAACCTCACGTCCTCCCGG TACAACTGCACCAAGGTGAAGTCGTTCCTGAGCCACCGGCTCGGTCAGTACATCACCAACGTGACGCGGGCCGCCGAGGTCTGCAGCGACTTCCTGTGCCAGGGAAACGGGCGCTGCGTTCGGCGGGATCCTCGCGCCCGACATTACCTCCACCTGAGCGCCGACAGCTACCACATCCGGCCCTCGGGCGACGGAGACTTCTCCGTCACCGGCTGGCACTCGCAGCACGAGCTGCGGCTGCTGGCCGAGAGGTTTCGCTGTCACTGCTACGAAGGACACGACGGCGAGCGCTGCGACAGCCTGAACGAGGTGGTGGAGGACGACCggcagtggagggaggaggaggaggaggaggaggagcgccgCAGGTCCAaatgggaggaggagcaggacgaGGGCTGGGACGGACAGGACAGCTCGGCGCCGCCGACCGCCAGCAGACCGCACTTCGTGCTGATCGCGCTTCTGTTGAACTTATCATTAGTGAGGATACTTGTATGA